The following nucleotide sequence is from Labeo rohita strain BAU-BD-2019 chromosome 3, IGBB_LRoh.1.0, whole genome shotgun sequence.
TCCTTTCGATTTCAAGTAGTATagcatagtatagtatagtttaAGCATAGCTTAGCTTAGTGTAGTTAAGTATAGTGTAGTAGAGTACAGATAGTATATATGGTAGGTGTATGTCACGGTTTAttccaataaatattttatcggGTACGTCGTCACAATGAAACTTgctattaaacaaaatattaaaaatatcacacTATTTAGCTGACAGTAATTACAATTTATGTGACAAGTTGCCCCAGACTTATACTTAGAAGTGCCCTTGTTATCAAAGTTAAGCAGTTGAAATGGACTTTGACTATGACTTTGCAggcatttgtttcatttaaatgattaagaaTATACACTAATTAATATAAAGCATCATGTTAATAttgttgttttccttttttcttcttaGCAATTTCACAGGAactgaagaaaaacaatggaacaTCGGCGTAAGTTTTGTATTCACTTAAGTGcacatttgaaataatattggTACAGATTAAATTCACTTGACCTAATGTGTGTACTGAAGGTGAAAAAAAATTGGACACTCTTTTCTAATTGatagatatttcatttttactcAGATGCTGAGTTTGTGGACACACACTATGATGCTCTCATTCAGAGAGTTACATCTGTGATGCCCATCACTGATAAGATGTATGAAAGCAGAAATCTTACCTGGGAAGTGTATTCGAAGATCACAAAGGCAATATCTAAAAAGTCCCAAATAAGAGAGCTCTTAAACGCTGTGAAATCTGGAGGGCCTGCATTAAAATCAGCTTTTTACAAAGTACTGCGAGACGTTCAACCTGAGGTCATTCAAGAACTTGAAGGTAAGGCTAgattggaaaaaaatgaagaaagcaATATACATAAGCCTTATGTATTTTCAGCTTTTATCTTATATGGATGTTGCAGGGTCATCCTCACAGACAGACCATGAAAAACAGGTAACTGAGTCTCACCATCAAAAAGTAGAAACGGAAAAGGAGGAAGTTAAGACACACAGACCTGAGAACAATATCATCAGGTGGAACCCATCCTCAATAAAGTACAGAAGTGAAATAGAGGAGCTCCGGAAAGATTCCTGCAGGAAGAAAGTCGGGAACCTCTACTTTTCCAGaagtaataaatacattattggCTCTGGAGGAAGTGGCACAGTATATCTTGGCCTGAAGGAAGATGGCACTGAGGTGGCCATTAAACGAATAACCAAGGACCAACAGAAAAGCAAAGACTTTGAAAATGAACTGAAGCATCTAAGAGATTTAAATCTGGAGAGTAAGAACATTGTCAGGTACGTGGACTTAGCAGAGGATGAAGACTTTTATTATCTTGCATTACAGCTTTGTGAATATGATATGGAGGATTACATGGAAAATCTTCGTCAGGAAGAGCAAAAAGACAAAGCTTTGAGGAGAATAGTGAAGGAGATTCTTCTTGGCCTTCAAGTTCTTCACCAGGCTGAAGTGATACATCGCGACATAAAGCCTGGAAATGTTTTGATAGGtattaaaaatagcttttacttacttactttgCTTTGTGGCTTTACAAGAATGCATAGATTTTGTATTTAGTCAAGATCACAGGTGACTTAAAAACATACTCTCAACAGATTCAGGAAAAAACGCAAGGCTGGCCGACTTCGGCTTAAGTCGCAAACTGGAGGAGGGCAGAAGCACAGTGCATACTGCTAGAGCTGGTACACTTGGCTGGGAAGCAACGGAGATCCTGAATCAAGATACAGGTTACAAGAAGAGCTCAGACATCCAGGTCTGTGAAATACCTTAAACCGACTACAGAGATCGTATAGCTGTAGGAAAGATGAATTTATCTAActctaaaattttaagttgctACTATCTGAAAATCTTAAATCAATAACAATGATTTtaatatgcatgtttttattgtttttgtttctgaaaatttctgaaatataatacaaatttaatgaaacactTATATTATACCTTCATATATCGTTTGATTgtctttttggagcttgacggccccattcacttttaatatttgtaaaagaGTGACcagaatatttttcaaaaaaatcatattttgtgtttctaATAAAAGAAAGTGTATGAAGATAAATAACGACAGAATTATTCCTTCAAATCAACAGacagaaaatacaatttctatattaaatattactgatAAAATGGCATGTGATTGTGGCCACAAAGTTCAGATTTCTTTATcagcttgtttatttatttctgtcctATGGTTAGCATGTGTTTCACAGTCTGCTCTGTTTATTTCAGGTTGCTGGGATGTTGATGTACTACATCCTCTCTGACGGGAAACATCCTTTTGGGGACATAAAGGATCGTGAAGAGAACATCAAAAAAGGGCAGCACTCACTTGAAGATTTACAAGATATAGTAGCAAAGGATCTCATAGAGTGGATGATCAACAAGGAACCAGCAGAGAGACTGACCATTGATGAGGTCCTACGACACCCTTATTTCTGGGATGATGACaggtaaataacaaaattattatttttttgaactaAAAGCGAGTTAAtcttgtgtatgtatatatatatatatatatatatatatatatatatatatatttattacatctaaagatatatttcacagttctacTTCTATCTAgatatatttcacagttctacGCCTACTTCTATCAGATCTCATGCATGGTTCTCCACTACAAATTCATAATTTCTTCATATCTTGCTTGCTTGAAATAGTTTCTTCTGTTTGTTTCCAGTTCTTCAGATGCTGTTCTTTCCTGATACTCTGACAAAATTACTCTTGACTCTCCTCTGAGTCACTGCCAGGATCTTGTTTTTAGATTTTGGACTCTTTAGGCTGGCATCTATCTTGAGCTGTGAGTCTGAGaatcataaagaaatagttctgtcattatttactcaccctcatggcgTTCAGTCATAAGAACCATTTTGATGAtgccattttgtcattttggagcTGGACAGCCTTCATTTAGTTTCAGTGTATTGACAAGTGTGGCCAAGAATATTCATTGTTTTCATATtctgtgaaagaaagaaagaaagtcataatgatttggaataacatgagggtgaataaatgatgacagaattttatttttcagtgaactatCATAGATAGTACTTCATAGAAACATGCATATAGTGTATTGTATGTTGTGTTTGACATGCATGTCCTGGATGTACACCCTTGTTCTGTTGCTGAACTGACCTGCTCAATGCCTGcatgttttttctgttcttCAGTAAAGATGCAGTCCTGAGGAAGCTGGGCGACAGGCCTGAAATCCAGAACTATGAGATTTTAGCAAAACTTCACAAACTCTACATAGAGAAAGGGAACACTGAGGAAACAGACCCAACAGTAGCACTGAACATTAATGAGGCCTTCAGTGAACTGAAAATCGAGAATGAAAAGAAGTAAGTtttaagtctcttttgctcattaaggctgcattcatttgatcaaacacattaaaaatattgtgaaatattattataatttaatacaaaatgtttctatttaaatatatattttaaaaagctgagtttttagcatcattactccagtcttcagtgtcacatgatcctacagaaatcagtctaatatgctgatttgctgcttaaagggatagttcatccaaaaatgaaaattctgtcattaattactcaccctcatgttgttccaaacccgtgagaCCTTCATTCACCTAAGGAACACAAATTacgatattttagatgaaattttttattttctgatcctgcatagacagcaggtGAAGGAacagaaaggtagtagggacatcattaaaatagtccatgtgacatgagtggttcaactgtaattatatgaagctacaaaaatagtttttatacacaaagaaaacaaaaataatgactttattcatcaattCTTCTCCTCTGCACACTAGGGCGCCTTTATTGTGCATATatcaataaattaatgttatattaCATGAGAGTTTACATGAAGTGTGGATCATGTGCAAGGCTGCTTATTTTTTGTCCTTTAGGAGAAATGACATCCTTACTATAGTGGGTGTGGATTTAAAGAACCTTTGGAAGCTCTTCAAGACAGCGGAGGAGATCACAgagggaaaacatttttctaattgGAAATCAGAGGTTAGTAAATGTGCAGGACTCACATAAACATACAACAGGAGCCTTCCTCTGCGTGCTTTGTACATTATCTTGGTTTATTTAGGAATGTGTTCGGACTGGTAGCTATGTAGCACACTAGATGTTCTGTGCTAGCCAAATGCcataaacactgtattttttttatttgcagcttttaaaaatatggcCAGATATTAACAAAAAGCTTCCTGAAGATGTTCTTGGGCTGCTGCGGGTTTTGCGCAACAAACTGGTGCATGCGTGAGTGAGACAAAAACGTTCATTCAGATCTCAGTCGCATCTTCATTTCTGTAATTTGACCCTTTTACTCATTTCAGTTTGCTTTCATTGATAAGGAAATGTAGGTAGTCAAGTgttgatgcatttatttttgtgactgTAATGCTTATATTTTGATATCTTGCGATGAATTCACTGTCTCTTTTGTTTCTAACAGAAATGTCAGGAATGAATTTGAAGAGAAGAAGATTTTTGACCTCTTCCCGGATTTTTTCATCAGTTTACACAGAGTGGCTAAAGTCTTGAACTGGAAATACTGAAGATGCTGAGAGCACATTACATCACAACACGGCATGAGTGTTTACTGTTTAGTAGACATAAAACGTATTATTTTAGATGGAGCAGACATTCTTGTTGACAGATTTAAACACTTTTCTCAACTTAATTCCtacatttattaaacttttgTAGTTAAGTAGATAAATTTACAGATTAaagctaaaaaatatatattttattttattttattacaaaagtttgttttaatagactaaaACTGCTGCAGAGAGTCAGTGGGTGTATATTagcaacaaaaacacatttgtttgacttttgttttatgatttcaCTGTAATCGACCACTACTCAAAACACATGAttatgagtaaattattatGAAATCAAGATTTATCAAATCAGGGATGTAAAGATATTGTCTGTTTCCATTAAAGTGCAATATATTCATATGGCTGGTGAGAGAAGTCaatgagttttatttataaacttgTTTGGAAGTTATTTGGAATAACCGAACTTTGGGAACTATTTGAAGAGAGatttgataatattgagaatgAAATGCGATAAAGAAATCAATTCTCAGAGAATATCCAAGAAAACTACTACTAAAGCTCAACAGAACCAGTACAGAGGTCCTCCAGCCCTCACAGTGTATAAGAGCTCTCTCATTCTGGCCTGATAACAATCTGAGCTCTTCAATGACTGGACTAAGGTGTGGCATTCAGATATGTCAGGAACCAGTGGAATATGTCAAGAATGTAAGGTGACTGCTTgcctttctttttattttctcggttttaccttattttcatttgaatttgtttAAATCACAAATAATCTAAATGATCAAATTTTGAATGCCTGATGTCAGTATACTCTTGGCAACTGCCTTGACTGTCTTTAATGCTGACTCCATCTTAGTACGAGTGATGCAACATCACTTCTCAGATCAATTTATACCTAGGGCTGGCCAATAGCTaaaaatatctcacaatatATTGTTTCATTCCGTACTGGTAATTATGGAAATTAAAGGTTTAATTTTAAccacaaacattattttagttttaacagttaaacaaaataacatttaaacaaatatatctTTACTTATATTTTCTATGCATATTAGTGTTAAGGAAAAATGTTGGCCTTTCCCCTGAACTACAGGAGGGTGCAATGAGCGAAATAATGCACCgcattaaattgtttattcaaTGCAATGAGAAATAACGACTACATAAAGCAAATATAATTTCGTGGATTGCAAAAAGGAATTATGAACAAAACAGAATCATGTATTTATGCATAACTTAATACAAAAAGCCGAAGTGCCGGTCATACAGATTGTATTTAATTCAGATCACatgaacacattaaaatgaGTGCTGTGCCTGCCTGCGTTAAAGAGattgtgaataaaaatatttatgatgttaGATGTTATCAAGTTGAAACCACGAGATGCGCCGCTGCTGcgttttcattcaaaatatttgaCAAATAGTAGCTCAGCGCGGAGAAAGCCACATAAAGTTAAAAGAGGTTCATCTTCTGTCTCAAGAATTTGTGGGGGTTTTATTCAATTCCACTGCGTTTCTGATGTCACAACTTGACTGTCTGCTTGTCACTCATATCGCCAGGCCTACTTAAAACTCCGAAACCAGAACAAAAAAGGCCAGTTACATGGCATATTACGCAAAAGCAAGTCAAAAGCATTCGGAAACTAAATGgacaacaaataattttataacgAATAACGTACGCTGTCactaaaaagtaagtaaatgaagaaaaataaaatacaaactgaAACATTAAATATGCACATGCTACACACAGAAAGTctagaaaaaaattaacataaacatagaataaccaaaatcAGTACGTTTTTAAGACCCTTTTGAAAATCCCCGAGCTGTCAACTGTGACAGGAAAGGGGAAAAACTTTTGGGCGGGTCTTAAATTTGGCTGGTAGTTTTTCTGAGATCTGTGAGCCCCAAGCTGTGTCCCAAAGTGGAGTGCGCGGACCCCGAAGTGCGTATTTAAAGTGCGATTGCGTCCCAGCTTCACGACGTAAGCTGTCCCAATTCAGGATGCACCTTCCGTGTGCATTCCAAGGCCGAATGCGTCACCGCGGCCCGACGAAGGCTGCCGCAATTCGAAAGTGACTTCAAACGCGGCCTCCGAATTCCAGGAAAATGAAGTGTACATCTGCGTGGATCTGAAGGACTCGGCCCGGCTATACAGAGCTCTGTTCAGGTGTTACTGCTGCCGCTGAACATTGAGATGAACAATgcagaatttgtttttatttattcacagttttatttttatggttactTGACTGCCTAAAATCAGGGTTGCAAACCTTTCTAAATATGTTCACCATCATGACAATAAACCAGGGCCGTGCACAGAACCCAACCCCCCCCTCAAAAAAGTTTTAGAGTGACTTAAATCTCACAACGTGGATTACACGTAGTGAGAGATGAATATAAGATTTCTAAGTATAATTGTAACTGAAATAAGAGAACAGttgaatgatttaataaaaatcaaaactgaataTGGGGACTATACGATGCTGTCCTGCAATCAGAACATCTTTTAAACAGTCCAGACTACTCTGGTATACTTGGCATCGACAGCAGCTGGACTTCAACAGTTTTAACTGTGCAATGTTCTAAAATGTGTACTTTATGAAATACGTGCTCAAGTTCTGTCTGAAGATAAAGCACAAGACAAGcacattattgttgttaattgttgttgttattattattaaaatatttctgggcattttaagcatattttctgACTCCCTTTAATGCATTTGCCCTGTTTTGATCCATATTCCTTTAAGGAGATAAAAATGGTCCTTATCAACCTTGATTGACATGGCAATAAAATTCCATCACATTATTTTGGTAGTAAAAATTTTGGGCTGGTTTTTGTTGAAGTGGGCGGGTTTTGGTGAGCTTTTGGGCTGGAAATCGTCAACccgatctggcaacac
It contains:
- the LOC127160692 gene encoding probable serine/threonine-protein kinase irlF isoform X1, producing MEHRHAEFVDTHYDALIQRVTSVMPITDKMYESRNLTWEVYSKITKAISKKSQIRELLNAVKSGGPALKSAFYKVLRDVQPEVIQELEGSSSQTDHEKQVTESHHQKVETEKEEVKTHRPENNIIRWNPSSIKYRSEIEELRKDSCRKKVGNLYFSRSNKYIIGSGGSGTVYLGLKEDGTEVAIKRITKDQQKSKDFENELKHLRDLNLESKNIVRYVDLAEDEDFYYLALQLCEYDMEDYMENLRQEEQKDKALRRIVKEILLGLQVLHQAEVIHRDIKPGNVLIDSGKNARLADFGLSRKLEEGRSTVHTARAGTLGWEATEILNQDTGYKKSSDIQVAGMLMYYILSDGKHPFGDIKDREENIKKGQHSLEDLQDIVAKDLIEWMINKEPAERLTIDEVLRHPYFWDDDSKDAVLRKLGDRPEIQNYEILAKLHKLYIEKGNTEETDPTVALNINEAFSELKIENEKKRNDILTIVGVDLKNLWKLFKTAEEITEGKHFSNWKSELLKIWPDINKKLPEDVLGLLRVLRNKLVHANVRNEFEEKKIFDLFPDFFISLHRVAKVLNWKY
- the LOC127160692 gene encoding probable serine/threonine-protein kinase irlF isoform X2, with protein sequence MEHRHAEFVDTHYDALIQRVTSVMPITDKMYESRNLTWEVYSKITKAISKKSQIRELLNAVKSGGPALKSAFYKVLRDVQPEVIQELEGSSSQTDHEKQVTESHHQKVETEKEEVKTHRPENNIIRWNPSSIKYRSEIEELRKDSCRKKVGNLYFSRSNKYIIGSGGSGTVYLGLKEDGTEVAIKRITKDQQKSKDFENELKHLRDLNLESKNIVRYVDLAEDEDFYYLALQLCEYDMEDYMENLRQEEQKDKALRRIVKEILLGLQVLHQAEVIHRDIKPGNVLIDSGKNARLADFGLSRKLEEGRSTVHTARAGTLGWEATEILNQDTGYKKSSDIQVAGMLMYYILSDGKHPFGDIKDREENIKKGQHSLEDLQDIVAKDLIEWMINKEPAERLTIDEVLRHPYFWDDDSKDAVLRKLGDRPEIQNYEILAKLHKLYIEKGNTEETDPTVALNINEAFSELKIENEKKRNDILTIVGVDLKNLWKLFKTAEEITEGKHFSNWKSELLKIWPDINKKLPEDVLGLLRVLRNKLVHA